In the Enterococcus rotai genome, TCGGATTCTTAGAAATAGATATCAACGATAAAATGAACAGAGGAGAACTAAAATCATCTAGTTCTCCTCTGTTTTATATAATTATGTCAAATGCTTTATTTAGAGTCGCGGTACCTGAAATACTGACCTGGTGCCCAACTTCTTCATCTCGACTAACCTGTACTAAAACAGTTCCTTCACGTTGAACGTGTTTTCCTTGTGAGACGCTGATTTCTTTCTTTTGGTCATGCTTGTATAAATGATTCAGTGCATAAGCCCCCATCACTCCGGAGGCTGTTCCTGTAACTGAATCTTCTGTCGTTCCAGAAAATGGTGAGGAAAAATGTCTGGCAGTGAACATTGCTTCCTGTTCTGAAACAATCGAAAATGGATGGATCGATGATTTAGGCATCTCTGTTAAGATATCTGGAAACATTGACGGTTTTGGGTGCATTTTATCTAAAATCTTTGCATTCACTACTGGTAGAATCAAGGTCCATGAGCCAGTATTTCCATATTGGATAGGTAAAGTTGGATGCAGATCATTCATTTTAATGCCAAGACTTTGACAAAGTGCCAATGGATCACCTTGAAAATCAATAAATGTTGGCTTTGCTTGGTTCATTGTAATTCTTTGGCCCTTTTTTTCATATACTATTGGTAGAATTCCGGCTCCTGTCTCGATTTGTAACTGTTGGTCTTCTGCTCCACTGTATAAAGCGAAAATCGCCCCTATTGTCGCATGTCCGCAGAGTGGTGTTTCATGACCTGGCGTAAAATATCTTAATTTTAATGTAGCTGCTTTATTTTCGCTTTTACAAATAAATACTGTCTCGTTAAAACCAACTTTCTTAGCGATGTTCTGCATTTCTTCAGTCGTATATTTATCACCTTCAAATACGACTCCAGCTGGATTCCCTTGTCCCGCAATTGTTGTAAATGCATCTACTTGTACAACCTTACAGTTCATTTTTTTAACTCCTTGCTTTTTGTCAAATAGTATAGCATAAAAAAAGAATCTTCGATAAATATCATCAAAGATTCCTTTTTATTTATTTTTCTATTTCAGTCACAATACCTGAGCCGACTGTTCGTCCACCTTCACGAATTGAAAAGGTTGTTCCTTGCTCTACTGCGATTGGATGAATCAATTCTACATCGATCGTAATATTGTCACCTGGCATAACCATCTCAACGCCGTCTGGTAACTCAACGACTCCCGTTACATCCGTTGTACGGAAATAAAATTGTGGACGGTAATTTGT is a window encoding:
- a CDS encoding PhzF family phenazine biosynthesis protein gives rise to the protein MNCKVVQVDAFTTIAGQGNPAGVVFEGDKYTTEEMQNIAKKVGFNETVFICKSENKAATLKLRYFTPGHETPLCGHATIGAIFALYSGAEDQQLQIETGAGILPIVYEKKGQRITMNQAKPTFIDFQGDPLALCQSLGIKMNDLHPTLPIQYGNTGSWTLILPVVNAKILDKMHPKPSMFPDILTEMPKSSIHPFSIVSEQEAMFTARHFSSPFSGTTEDSVTGTASGVMGAYALNHLYKHDQKKEISVSQGKHVQREGTVLVQVSRDEEVGHQVSISGTATLNKAFDIII